The following DNA comes from Candidatus Syntrophosphaera sp..
ACATCTGAAAAAAGGAGAGTGAATATCCTGGCTTTGGCGTTTGGATTGACGGGGGAAGTGAATTTTCCATTGACATAATTCCCGCTTCCGGCTTGCCTAACCGCATGTTCTATTATGCTGTCCATCTGCCCCTGGCGCTCAGCAAGGAGTTCCATTACCGCTCCGCCCAAAGCATTGCGGAGGGGGCGCGCGTCCTGGTGACATTCAACCGCAAGGACATGATCGGGATCTGCGGAGAGCAATTGACAGTTCCTCCGGAAGCTTCGATTTCCTACAAGCCTATCCTGGAAGTTCTGGATGAGGAACCGGTTCTGAACCCGAAGCTGCTCGCCCTGGCCAAGTGGATGGCGGATTATTATCACTGTTCTTTGGGCAGCGCTTGCTTTGCCATGCTGCCAGCCTGGCTGATCCCCGATATTGAGGCCGAGGTAAAGTGGCTTGGATCAGAGATCCCGGAGCAATACCAGCAGATCGCCAAAGCTTTGTCCGGCGGCCAGCCCCGGCGCGTGTCCGAACTGCGCTTGCTCCTCAAGGGAAAACCGGTCCTGCGGCTGGTGGAAGCGGGTGTGGATGAAGGCTATCTGGAGATCAGCCGCAAACTCAGCTCCCGGGACAAGCCCAAGACGCTGAATTTTGTCCGCCTGCTGGTCCCGTCCCCGGATCTGGACTCCTTTCCGGCCAGGCAAAAGGAAGCCCTGCAATTGATCCTGGCCTCGGCCAAGGAGGAGTTTCCCCTCTCCGAGATCAGCGACACGGTTTCCTATTCGGTGATCCGCGCCCTGGCCAAAAAAGAGGTGGTCAGCATCACACCCAAAAAGGTGGAGCGCCAGTTTTTCCAATATGACAGCAGCGCCCCGCCCAAAACCATCGTCCTGAATAGCGAGCAGCAGGCTGCCATCCGGGAAATTATGGAGCAACGCGGTTCTTTCCAGGTCCATCTGCTCTTTGGGATCACAGGCAGCGGCAAGACCGAGGTCTACATACCCCTCATCCGCTCTGTGCTGGAAGAGGGAAAGAACGTCATTTTCCTGATCCCGGAGATCGCGCTCACGCCGCAGATGGTGGAGCGTTTCCAGGCCGAGTTTGGATCGGTGCTGGCGATCAGCCACAGCCAACTGAGCGACCGACAGCGCCTGCAACAATGGCAAAAGATCTCACGCGGGGAATGCAGGATCGTTATCGGGGCTCGCAGCGCGGTGTTTTCCCCAATGCCCAGGCTGGGGCTGATCATCGTTGATGAGGAACATGAGCAGTCTTACAAACAGGACAACAATCCGCGCTACAACGGCCGGGACCTGGCGATCGTGCGGGCCAGGATGGAAGGGATCCAGATCATTCTGGGCAGCGCCACGCCCTCCCTGGAATCCTGGCACAATCAGGAACTGGGCAGATATCGCCTGCACCGGCTGGTCAGCAGGCCCCTGGAGATCAAGCTTCCCGCGGTGCGGATCCTCAGCCTCTGCGATGACTACAACCAGCAGCTTCTTTCCGACGAACTGATCGCGGCGATAAACACGCGCCTGGAAAGGCACGAACAGGTGATCCTGTTCCAAAACCGGCGCGGCTTTTCCTCCTTCATGCAGTGCCTGAAATGCGGGGAACTGATCAAATGCAACAATTGTGAGATCAGCATGTATTACCATCGCGACCGCGAGGAAATGCACTGCCACTATTGCGGCCACGCCTATCCCAGCCCGCGCAAATGCCCGCACTGCGGCAGTTTCAGCTTTTCCTACGGCTCGCCGGGCACCCAGAAGGTGGAGCAGGTGCTGCAGATCCTCTTTCCCCAGGCCCGGATCCTGCGCCTGGATTCAGATTCCGCCCGCAGGCAGGATGCCCACAAAACCATGTATCGGCGCATGAAAGACAAGGATGTGGACATCTTGCTGGGCACACAGATGATCTCCAAGGGCTTGGATTTTCCAAACGTGACCCTGGTGGGCATCGTGAACGCGGACATCAGCCTCAACGTGCCGGATTTTCGCGCCGCGGAACGCACTTTCCAGCTTTGCACCCAGGTTGCGGGGCGCTCCGGCAGGGCGGACAAGACCGGCGAAGTCATCATCCAGACCTACAATCCGGAGCATTACGCCATCGTCCATGCTGGAAACCAGGATTATCCGGGCTTTGCCGCGGAAGAGCTTTCCTATCGCAAAAGATTGAATTACCCGCCTTACTACCGTCTGGCCCGGATCCTTTACCAATGCGGCGACGGGGACCTTTTGCAACAGGAAATGGAGGCTCTGTCCAGAAAGGTCTTGGTGCTGGGCTCAAACTTTCCACCGGAAGAGGTTTTCCTGCTGGGACCGGCCCCCGCGCCCTTTGCCAGGCTCAACAACCTGCATCGGCAGCATGTCATCATCAAGGGCCGAAACCCTTCCGCCGTGAAATCCGTGATCAGCAGGATCAGCGAGGACTACGCTCCTCCGCCCCAGGTCCACGTCCTCATCGATATCGATCCCCTCAGCCTGATGTGAGCGGGCCAAATTTTCCCTTGCCAAAAACCTCAGCTTTGAAATCTTGTATTAAACTGAAAAGGAGTAACCCATGACCGATAAAGAAATCAACGGCTGCAACTGCGGCGAAGATTGCGGGGACGAGACCTGCGATTGTGAACACGAGGACAGCAACGTCATCACCCTGGATATGGAAGACGGCACCCAAAAGGACTTCCTGGTGCTGGACATAATCGAGCACGAAGGCAAGCAATACATTGCCCTGGCGGAAGTTGACTCCATGGAATATGACATCATGTCCATGGCCGTGATCGATGAGAATGTGGAACTGAGCGTCATTGAGGACGATGACGAGTTCAACGCCATAGCGGCCAAATTCGACGAGCATTTCTCCCGCCTGGATGAGGAGTCTGAAGAGGAGTAGAGCGCTACCAACCTCATTTACCAATAATGAAGAATGTCTGTTTTGGATGGCGCCATGAGGGTTGATACCATCCTCAGGGACTGCCGGCAGCTCCTAACCCTGCGGGGCAAAAGCACCCCCCGCACCGGTTCTGAATTGAACGACCTGGGCATGATCGAAAATGGCGCCCTGGCGGTCAAAGACGGCCGGATCGTGGCTGTGGGCACAACTCAGGACATCTGTTTCCAGCATGAAGCGGACGAAACTGTTTCCGCGTCCGGCAAAGTCGTCCTGCCCGGTTTTGTGGATGCGCACACCCATCCGGTGTTCGTGCACACACGGGAGGATGAATTCGCCCAAAGGCTGGCTGGCAGGTCCTATGTGGAGATATCCCAAGCCGGCGGCGGCATCCGCAGCACCATAAAAAGCACGCGGGAAGCGGATGAAGGCCTGCTCTTCGCTCTTGCCAAAAAACGCATCGAACGCATGATCGCCTTGGGGACCACCACTCTGGAAGCCAAAAGCGGTTATGGGCTGGACACAGCCAGCGAGTTGAAGCAGCTGCGGGTGATCGGTCGCCTGGCGGCTGAGCTTCCCATCAGCATTATTCCCACCTTCATGGGAGCGCATGAGTATCCCTTAGAACACAAAGACGACCATCCTGCCTACATCGGCATCCTCTGCCGCGAAATGATCCCCGCCGCCGGGGAGCAGGGGATCGCGCGCTTTTGCGATATCTTCACCGAGGCGCATGTTTTCGGCATCCGGGAATCCCGCCAGATCCTTTGCTGCGCCAAAGACTACGGATTCCAGCTCAAGATGCATGCCGACGAGATCGAACCGATCGGAGGCGCGGAACTGGCCGCGGAATTGGGATGCGTCTCGGCGGACCATCTGGGGGCCGCGTCTGACAAGGGGATCAAGGCCCTCCGGGAAGCCGGGGTCATACCCGTTTTGCTGCCAGCCACGCTGTTTTCCCTGCGCAGCAAGACCTACGCGCGGGCCAGATACATGATCGAACAGGGCCTGCCAGTGGCCATCGCCACGGACTTCAATCCCGGAAGCTGCAATTGCGATTCGATGCCCCTCACGATCAGCCTGGCCTGCCTGCAGATGGGGCTTTTGCCCGCGGAGGCGATCTGCGCGGCAACGATCAACGCTGCCCACGCTTTGGGGTTGGCGGACCAGGTCGGCTCGCTCGAACCGGGGAAACTGGCTGATTTCACGGTCTGGGACATTCCCTCGGTCAATTTCATCCCCTACCATCTGGGCAGTTCGCACATCCTGAGCGTCTACGCCCGCGGCAAGCGCGTTTTTGCAGCTGAATCATGAACGGGTTTGGCAACGAGAATACTTACACCATTCTGGAAACCCTGAACCGGTCGAGGCATTTTTGCGTCTATAGGGCCAGAAACCAGCAAAACGGCAGCCTGGTGACCATCAAGACCATCGAGCAGCGCTGGAAAGCGGATTACGCGCTGATCCGCCAGCTTAAGGACGAAGCCGCGCTGGGCCTGAAACTGGAACATCCCAATATCCGCAGGACCCTCGCCCTGTTCGAGGAAGACGGGACACCCTATTTGGTGGGCGAATTCATCCAGGGCGACCG
Coding sequences within:
- the priA gene encoding primosomal protein N', translated to MFYYAVHLPLALSKEFHYRSAQSIAEGARVLVTFNRKDMIGICGEQLTVPPEASISYKPILEVLDEEPVLNPKLLALAKWMADYYHCSLGSACFAMLPAWLIPDIEAEVKWLGSEIPEQYQQIAKALSGGQPRRVSELRLLLKGKPVLRLVEAGVDEGYLEISRKLSSRDKPKTLNFVRLLVPSPDLDSFPARQKEALQLILASAKEEFPLSEISDTVSYSVIRALAKKEVVSITPKKVERQFFQYDSSAPPKTIVLNSEQQAAIREIMEQRGSFQVHLLFGITGSGKTEVYIPLIRSVLEEGKNVIFLIPEIALTPQMVERFQAEFGSVLAISHSQLSDRQRLQQWQKISRGECRIVIGARSAVFSPMPRLGLIIVDEEHEQSYKQDNNPRYNGRDLAIVRARMEGIQIILGSATPSLESWHNQELGRYRLHRLVSRPLEIKLPAVRILSLCDDYNQQLLSDELIAAINTRLERHEQVILFQNRRGFSSFMQCLKCGELIKCNNCEISMYYHRDREEMHCHYCGHAYPSPRKCPHCGSFSFSYGSPGTQKVEQVLQILFPQARILRLDSDSARRQDAHKTMYRRMKDKDVDILLGTQMISKGLDFPNVTLVGIVNADISLNVPDFRAAERTFQLCTQVAGRSGRADKTGEVIIQTYNPEHYAIVHAGNQDYPGFAAEELSYRKRLNYPPYYRLARILYQCGDGDLLQQEMEALSRKVLVLGSNFPPEEVFLLGPAPAPFARLNNLHRQHVIIKGRNPSAVKSVISRISEDYAPPPQVHVLIDIDPLSLM
- a CDS encoding DUF1292 domain-containing protein, whose product is MTDKEINGCNCGEDCGDETCDCEHEDSNVITLDMEDGTQKDFLVLDIIEHEGKQYIALAEVDSMEYDIMSMAVIDENVELSVIEDDDEFNAIAAKFDEHFSRLDEESEEE
- the hutI gene encoding imidazolonepropionase, which translates into the protein MRVDTILRDCRQLLTLRGKSTPRTGSELNDLGMIENGALAVKDGRIVAVGTTQDICFQHEADETVSASGKVVLPGFVDAHTHPVFVHTREDEFAQRLAGRSYVEISQAGGGIRSTIKSTREADEGLLFALAKKRIERMIALGTTTLEAKSGYGLDTASELKQLRVIGRLAAELPISIIPTFMGAHEYPLEHKDDHPAYIGILCREMIPAAGEQGIARFCDIFTEAHVFGIRESRQILCCAKDYGFQLKMHADEIEPIGGAELAAELGCVSADHLGAASDKGIKALREAGVIPVLLPATLFSLRSKTYARARYMIEQGLPVAIATDFNPGSCNCDSMPLTISLACLQMGLLPAEAICAATINAAHALGLADQVGSLEPGKLADFTVWDIPSVNFIPYHLGSSHILSVYARGKRVFAAES